From one Variovorax sp. PBL-H6 genomic stretch:
- the tal gene encoding transaldolase: MNQLDALRQWTTVVADTGDFRQLAQFKPQDATTNPSLILKAVQKAEYRPLLDEAVKKHGHLATDEVIDRLLVRFGTEILSLIPGRVSTEVDARLSFDTGATVARAERIVALYRAEDVDTEKHLLIKIAATWEGIEAARQLEQKGIHTNLTLLFSFAQAVASGAAGVQLISPFVGRIYDWHKKAAGSAWDEAARAGANDPGVQSVRQIFEYYKKHGIRTEVMGASFRNVGQIAALAGCDLLTISPELLSELAASEAPLAHALDADAAQALDIPKLVLDEPAFRFALNEDAMATEKLSEGIRAFAADAVKLEKLMEEIE, encoded by the coding sequence ATGAACCAACTCGATGCCCTCCGCCAGTGGACCACCGTGGTGGCCGATACCGGCGATTTCCGCCAACTGGCCCAGTTCAAGCCCCAGGACGCGACCACCAATCCTTCTCTCATCCTCAAGGCGGTCCAGAAGGCGGAGTACCGGCCGTTGCTCGACGAGGCCGTGAAGAAGCACGGCCATCTCGCGACCGACGAGGTCATCGACCGCCTCCTGGTGCGCTTCGGCACCGAGATCCTCTCGCTCATTCCCGGCCGGGTCTCGACCGAAGTCGATGCCCGGCTGAGCTTCGATACCGGCGCCACCGTGGCGCGGGCCGAGCGGATCGTCGCGCTCTACCGTGCCGAGGACGTCGACACCGAAAAGCACTTGCTGATCAAGATCGCCGCCACCTGGGAAGGCATCGAGGCAGCGCGCCAGCTGGAGCAGAAGGGCATCCACACCAACCTCACGCTGCTGTTCTCCTTTGCTCAGGCGGTGGCGTCCGGCGCGGCGGGCGTGCAGCTGATCTCCCCCTTCGTAGGGCGCATCTACGACTGGCACAAGAAGGCGGCCGGCAGTGCCTGGGACGAAGCGGCCCGCGCGGGTGCCAACGATCCGGGCGTCCAGTCGGTACGCCAGATTTTCGAGTACTACAAGAAGCACGGCATCCGGACCGAGGTGATGGGCGCCAGCTTCCGCAACGTGGGGCAGATCGCAGCGCTCGCAGGCTGCGATCTGCTGACCATCAGCCCCGAGCTGCTGTCCGAGCTCGCCGCCAGCGAAGCGCCGCTCGCGCATGCACTCGACGCCGATGCCGCTCAGGCACTCGACATTCCGAAGCTGGTCCTGGACGAGCCGGCTTTCCGTTTCGCACTCAACGAAGACGCGATGGCCACCGAGAAGCTGTCCGAAGGCATCCGCGCCTTCGCGGCCGACGCGGTCAAGCTGGAGAAGCTGATGGAGGAAATCGAATGA
- the pgi gene encoding glucose-6-phosphate isomerase, whose protein sequence is MTRTRTRCDRTSAWGRLQAHYDAGGREFDLRRAFAADPQRFDVFSQPAPHLFADLSKNLIDAKTEALLLALAREAGIEAHRDAMFAGEHINATEDRAVLHTLLRAPASMAVLPSLAGKLAQVHATLDAMLAYAEQVRADHTITDVVNIGIGGSDLGPQMAVPALDAYVAPGKRFHFVSNVDGHELASVLRGLAPEHTLFLIASKTFTTAETMANAHSAKRWFEQSGNADIAHHFAALTTNVEAARAFGIETTFGFWDWVGGRYSLWSSIGLPIALAIGADGFRRLLAGAHAMDAHFRSAPLAQNLPVRLGLIDVWYRNFHRFRSRSIAPYHSALQRLPAYLQQLEMESNGKQVDASGAALPFDTSPVLWGEPGTNGQHAYFQMLHQGTDVIPLEFIAVREPAHDLEGHHPKLLANALAQAQALMIGKQDAGGHRNFPGNRPSSFFVFDQLNPEALGAFLAMYEHRVFTSGALWGINSFDQWGVELGKVLAKDIEPRLASGDTTGIDASTAGLLARLR, encoded by the coding sequence ATGACCCGCACCCGCACGCGTTGCGACCGCACTTCGGCTTGGGGCCGCCTGCAGGCGCACTACGACGCGGGCGGCCGCGAGTTCGATCTGCGCCGAGCCTTTGCCGCCGATCCGCAGCGCTTCGATGTCTTCAGCCAACCGGCACCGCACCTCTTCGCGGATCTGTCGAAGAACCTGATCGACGCGAAGACCGAAGCCCTGTTGCTGGCGCTGGCCCGCGAAGCCGGCATCGAGGCACATCGCGATGCCATGTTTGCCGGTGAACACATCAACGCGACCGAAGACCGCGCCGTGCTCCACACATTGCTGCGCGCGCCGGCCTCGATGGCGGTTCTGCCCTCGCTGGCGGGCAAGCTGGCGCAGGTGCACGCCACGCTCGACGCCATGCTGGCCTATGCCGAGCAGGTGCGCGCCGACCACACCATCACCGACGTGGTCAACATCGGCATCGGCGGCTCGGACCTCGGCCCGCAGATGGCCGTGCCCGCGCTCGATGCCTACGTGGCGCCGGGCAAGCGCTTTCACTTCGTCTCGAACGTCGATGGCCACGAACTGGCCAGCGTGCTGCGCGGCCTGGCACCCGAGCACACGCTGTTCCTGATCGCCTCCAAGACCTTCACCACGGCCGAGACCATGGCCAACGCCCACTCGGCCAAGCGGTGGTTCGAGCAATCGGGCAATGCCGACATCGCCCATCACTTCGCCGCGCTCACCACCAACGTCGAGGCCGCGCGTGCCTTCGGGATCGAAACCACCTTCGGCTTCTGGGATTGGGTGGGTGGGCGGTATTCGCTGTGGTCCTCCATCGGGCTGCCGATCGCGCTGGCCATTGGCGCCGACGGATTTCGCCGGCTGCTCGCCGGCGCGCACGCGATGGACGCGCATTTCCGCAGCGCCCCGCTGGCGCAGAACCTGCCGGTGCGCCTGGGGCTCATCGATGTCTGGTATCGCAACTTCCACCGCTTCAGGAGCCGCAGCATCGCGCCCTACCACAGCGCATTGCAGCGCTTGCCCGCCTACCTGCAGCAGCTGGAAATGGAAAGCAACGGCAAGCAGGTCGACGCGAGCGGTGCCGCGCTGCCGTTCGACACCTCGCCGGTCCTGTGGGGCGAACCCGGCACCAACGGGCAGCATGCCTACTTCCAGATGCTGCACCAGGGCACGGACGTGATCCCGCTGGAGTTCATCGCCGTGCGCGAGCCGGCACATGACCTGGAAGGCCATCATCCCAAGCTGCTGGCCAATGCGCTCGCGCAGGCGCAGGCACTGATGATCGGCAAGCAGGACGCCGGCGGGCACCGTAACTTTCCCGGAAATCGGCCGAGCAGCTTCTTCGTCTTCGACCAGCTGAATCCCGAGGCGCTGGGCGCCTTCCTCGCGATGTACGAGCACCGCGTGTTCACCAGCGGCGCGTTGTGGGGGATCAACAGCTTCGACCAGTGGGGCGTGGAGCTCGGCAAGGTGCTTGCCAAGGACATCGAGCCGCGCCTCGCCTCCGGCGACACGACAGGCATCGATGCCTCGACGGCCGGGCTGCTGGCGCGGCTGCGCTAG
- a CDS encoding DUF805 domain-containing protein: MNFQEAVKTCFSKYVDFSGRASRSEYWWFVLAYVIAAIVAGFIHQVLYGLVVLAFLLPMMAAGARRLHDIGKSGWWLLLGLIPLVNLVLLYFAVQPSQPESNEYGAPPLAVA, translated from the coding sequence ATGAATTTTCAAGAAGCCGTCAAGACCTGCTTCAGCAAATACGTGGACTTCAGCGGCCGCGCTTCGCGGTCCGAATACTGGTGGTTCGTGCTGGCCTACGTGATCGCGGCGATCGTGGCCGGCTTCATCCACCAGGTCCTCTATGGTCTCGTGGTCCTTGCCTTCCTGCTGCCGATGATGGCGGCCGGCGCGCGACGCCTGCACGACATCGGCAAGAGCGGGTGGTGGCTGCTGCTGGGCCTGATCCCGCTGGTGAACTTGGTGCTCCTGTACTTTGCCGTGCAGCCGAGCCAACCCGAGAGCAACGAATACGGTGCACCGCCGCTTGCCGTCGCCTGA
- the groL gene encoding chaperonin GroEL (60 kDa chaperone family; promotes refolding of misfolded polypeptides especially under stressful conditions; forms two stacked rings of heptamers to form a barrel-shaped 14mer; ends can be capped by GroES; misfolded proteins enter the barrel where they are refolded when GroES binds), translating into MAAKDVVFGGEARARMVEGVNILANAVKVTLGPKGRNVVLERSFGAPTVTKDGVSVAKEIELKDKLQNMGAQLVKEVASKTSDNAGDGTTTATVLAQAIVREGFKYVAAGMNPMDLKRGIDKAVTALVEELRKASKATTTSKEIAQVGSISANSDEAIGKIIADAMDKVGKEGVITVEDGKSLDSELEVVEGMQFDRGYLSPYFINNPEKQSAILENPFVLLFDKKISNIRDLLPTLEQVAKAGRPLLIIAEEVEGEALATLVVNTIRGILKVVAVKAPGFGDRRKAMLEDIAILTGGKVIAEEVGLTLEKVTLADLGQAKRIEVGKENTIIIDGAGAGADIEARVKQIRVQIEEATSDYDREKLQERVAKLAGGVAVIKVGAATEVEMKEKKARVEDALHATRAAVEEGVVAGGGVALLRAKQAVGDKLKGDNADQDAGIRLVLKAIEAPLREIVFNAGGEASVVVNAVLAGKGNYGFNAQNDTYGDMLELGILDPTKVTRTALQNAASVASLLLTTEAMIAEAPKDEAPAGGGMPDMGGMGGMGGMGM; encoded by the coding sequence ATGGCAGCAAAAGACGTAGTCTTCGGCGGCGAAGCCCGCGCACGCATGGTCGAAGGCGTGAACATCCTGGCCAATGCGGTCAAGGTGACCCTGGGCCCCAAGGGCCGCAACGTGGTGCTCGAGCGCTCCTTCGGCGCCCCCACCGTGACCAAGGACGGTGTGTCCGTGGCCAAGGAAATCGAGCTCAAGGACAAGCTCCAGAACATGGGCGCTCAGCTCGTGAAGGAAGTGGCCTCCAAGACCTCGGACAACGCCGGTGATGGCACCACCACCGCGACCGTGCTGGCCCAGGCCATCGTGCGCGAAGGCTTCAAGTACGTGGCCGCGGGCATGAACCCGATGGACCTGAAGCGCGGCATCGACAAGGCGGTCACCGCCCTGGTCGAAGAGCTCAGGAAGGCTTCGAAGGCCACCACCACCTCGAAGGAAATCGCCCAGGTCGGCTCGATCTCGGCCAACAGCGACGAAGCCATCGGCAAGATCATCGCGGACGCGATGGACAAGGTCGGCAAGGAAGGCGTGATCACCGTCGAAGACGGCAAGTCGCTGGACAGCGAGCTGGAAGTCGTCGAAGGCATGCAGTTCGACCGCGGCTACCTGTCGCCCTACTTCATCAACAATCCCGAAAAGCAAAGCGCGATTCTCGAAAACCCGTTCGTGCTGCTGTTCGACAAGAAGATCAGCAACATCCGCGACCTGCTGCCGACGCTCGAGCAAGTCGCCAAGGCCGGCCGTCCGCTGCTGATCATCGCCGAGGAAGTCGAAGGCGAAGCCCTCGCGACCCTGGTGGTGAATACCATCCGCGGCATCCTGAAGGTCGTGGCCGTCAAGGCGCCTGGCTTCGGCGACCGCCGCAAGGCCATGCTGGAAGACATCGCCATCCTGACGGGCGGCAAGGTCATCGCCGAAGAAGTGGGTCTGACGCTCGAGAAGGTGACGCTGGCTGACCTCGGCCAAGCCAAGCGCATCGAAGTGGGCAAGGAAAACACCATCATCATCGACGGCGCCGGCGCCGGTGCCGACATCGAAGCCCGCGTGAAGCAGATCCGCGTGCAGATCGAGGAAGCCACCAGCGACTACGACCGCGAGAAGCTGCAAGAGCGCGTGGCCAAGCTGGCCGGCGGCGTGGCGGTGATCAAGGTTGGCGCCGCCACCGAAGTCGAGATGAAGGAAAAGAAGGCGCGCGTCGAAGACGCCCTGCACGCCACCCGCGCTGCAGTGGAAGAAGGCGTGGTGGCCGGCGGCGGCGTGGCGCTCCTGCGCGCCAAGCAAGCTGTGGGCGACAAGCTCAAGGGCGACAACGCTGATCAAGACGCCGGCATCCGCCTGGTGCTCAAGGCCATCGAAGCGCCGCTGCGCGAGATCGTGTTCAACGCCGGCGGCGAAGCCAGCGTGGTGGTGAACGCAGTTCTGGCCGGCAAGGGCAACTACGGCTTCAATGCGCAGAACGACACCTACGGCGACATGCTCGAGCTGGGCATCCTGGACCCGACCAAGGTGACCCGCACCGCACTTCAGAACGCCGCCTCGGTGGCCTCGCTGTTGCTGACGACGGAAGCCATGATCGCCGAAGCGCCGAAGGACGAAGCGCCTGCCGGCGGCGGCATGCCCGACATGGGCGGCATGGGTGGCATGGGCGGCATGGGCATGTAA
- the groES gene encoding co-chaperone GroES: MKLRPLHDRVIVKRIESETKTASGIVIPDNAAEKPDQGEVLAVGPGKKNDKGDLIALNIKVGDRVLFGKYSGQTVKVEGDELLVMKEDDLFAVVETK, from the coding sequence ATGAAACTTCGTCCTTTGCACGATCGCGTGATCGTCAAGCGCATTGAAAGCGAAACCAAGACCGCCTCGGGCATCGTGATCCCCGACAACGCCGCCGAGAAGCCCGACCAGGGCGAAGTCCTGGCCGTCGGACCTGGCAAGAAGAACGACAAGGGCGACCTGATCGCCCTGAACATCAAGGTCGGCGACCGTGTGCTGTTCGGCAAGTACAGCGGCCAGACCGTCAAGGTCGAGGGCGACGAGCTGCTGGTCATGAAGGAAGACGACCTGTTCGCGGTCGTCGAAACGAAGTGA
- a CDS encoding TonB-dependent receptor family protein has product MKSSLSAAGLLAAVSCATQAQDALPAPMLREITVSTPRGEVRSFDVPGSVDRVDGSEMRDARLGVNLSESLGAVPGLQLQNRQNYAQDLQLSIRGFGARSTFGVRGVRLYVDGIPATLPDGQGQTSNIDIGSVDRVEILRGPFSALYGNSSGGVVQAFTEEGEGPPTFGFSSAGGSFGTWRVGSKLSGSAGTVDYTLSASRFHTDGWREHSAADREIQNGKLGFRMDDGSKLTLVFNSVHVYAQDPLGLSAELYALDPRGAPLATQFDTRKTVDQQQLGLTYERRIDARNALRLMVYGGQRSTVQFQSIPPSPAQVDPRHAGGVIDLARDYGGVDLRWSANLELADRPFDLVAGLAYDNLREQRRGFENFFGRAAAPLALGVQGRLRRDERNEVRNLDPYVQGSWRFAERWTLEAGVRRSNVRFSSRDLYILGPNGDDSGSARYGKTLPVASLRYQAMPDLALYASAGRGFETPTLNELSYRADGTGGLNFGLQPSVNTSVEVGAKARLAGGLLTAALFRTRTRDEIVTNTNIGGRATFQNAGRTKRDGFELAWQHETLDHWRTQLAYTWLDARYRDGFCSPSPCSAGTTVPAGKRIPGIAEHALFASFGWVPPEGWRAGAELRALSGIAANDRNSARMPGYAVASLYAGYVKRWERWDLNAFARIDNLFDRRYVGSVIVNEGNARYFEPALERNWTLGVGAAYRF; this is encoded by the coding sequence ATGAAATCCAGCCTCTCCGCGGCCGGCCTGCTCGCCGCCGTTTCCTGTGCCACCCAGGCGCAAGATGCTCTGCCCGCGCCCATGCTGCGCGAGATCACCGTGTCCACTCCGCGCGGCGAGGTGCGGTCTTTCGACGTGCCGGGCTCGGTCGACCGCGTCGATGGCAGCGAGATGCGCGACGCGCGGCTCGGGGTGAACCTGTCCGAAAGCCTCGGTGCGGTGCCGGGGCTGCAGCTCCAGAATCGCCAGAATTACGCGCAGGACCTGCAGCTGTCCATCCGTGGCTTCGGCGCGCGCTCCACCTTCGGCGTGCGCGGCGTGCGCCTCTACGTGGACGGTATCCCGGCCACGCTGCCGGACGGCCAGGGCCAGACCTCCAACATCGACATCGGCTCCGTCGACCGGGTCGAGATCCTGCGCGGGCCTTTCTCTGCGCTCTATGGCAATTCGTCCGGCGGCGTGGTCCAGGCCTTCACCGAGGAAGGGGAGGGGCCACCCACGTTCGGTTTCTCGTCGGCCGGCGGCAGCTTCGGCACCTGGCGTGTTGGCAGCAAGCTCAGCGGTTCGGCCGGCACGGTCGACTACACGCTGAGTGCGAGCCGCTTTCACACAGACGGCTGGCGCGAGCACAGCGCTGCGGACCGCGAGATCCAGAACGGCAAGCTGGGCTTTCGGATGGACGACGGCAGCAAGCTCACGTTGGTCTTCAACAGCGTGCATGTCTACGCGCAGGACCCGCTGGGCCTGTCGGCCGAGCTGTACGCGCTCGACCCGCGCGGCGCCCCCCTGGCAACGCAGTTCGACACGCGCAAGACGGTCGACCAGCAGCAACTGGGCCTCACGTACGAGCGCCGCATCGATGCGCGCAACGCGCTGCGTCTGATGGTGTACGGCGGGCAGCGCAGCACCGTGCAGTTCCAGTCGATTCCGCCTTCTCCTGCGCAAGTGGACCCGCGGCATGCCGGTGGCGTGATCGATCTGGCGCGCGATTACGGCGGTGTGGACCTGCGCTGGAGTGCCAACCTGGAATTGGCCGATCGGCCCTTCGACCTCGTTGCCGGCTTGGCCTACGACAACTTGCGGGAGCAGCGCCGCGGCTTCGAGAACTTCTTCGGACGCGCGGCGGCGCCGCTGGCGCTCGGCGTCCAGGGCAGGCTGCGCCGCGACGAGCGCAACGAGGTACGCAACCTCGATCCCTATGTGCAGGGCAGCTGGCGCTTCGCCGAGCGCTGGACGCTGGAAGCCGGTGTGCGCCGCAGCAATGTGCGCTTCTCTTCGCGCGACCTCTACATCCTCGGCCCCAACGGAGACGACAGCGGCAGCGCGCGCTATGGCAAGACCCTGCCGGTGGCCTCGCTGCGCTACCAGGCCATGCCCGACCTGGCGCTCTACGCCTCCGCGGGCCGTGGCTTCGAGACTCCGACGCTCAACGAGCTGTCCTACCGCGCCGATGGCACCGGCGGGCTCAATTTCGGGTTGCAGCCCTCGGTCAACACCAGCGTCGAGGTCGGGGCGAAGGCGCGCCTCGCCGGCGGGCTGCTGACCGCGGCTCTGTTCCGGACCCGCACGCGGGACGAGATCGTGACCAACACCAACATCGGCGGCCGCGCCACCTTCCAGAACGCCGGGCGCACAAAGCGGGATGGCTTCGAACTTGCCTGGCAGCACGAGACGCTGGACCACTGGCGCACGCAGCTGGCCTACACCTGGCTCGACGCGCGCTACCGCGATGGCTTCTGTTCTCCTTCGCCCTGCAGCGCGGGCACCACGGTGCCCGCCGGCAAGCGCATCCCGGGAATTGCCGAGCACGCGCTCTTTGCCTCCTTCGGCTGGGTGCCGCCCGAGGGTTGGCGCGCCGGCGCCGAGCTGCGCGCGCTCAGCGGCATCGCTGCCAATGACCGCAACAGCGCCCGCATGCCGGGCTATGCGGTGGCGTCGCTCTACGCCGGGTACGTGAAGCGCTGGGAGCGCTGGGACCTCAACGCCTTCGCGCGGATCGACAACCTCTTCGACCGGCGCTATGTCGGGTCGGTGATCGTGAACGAGGGCAACGCGCGCTACTTCGAACCTGCCCTGGAGCGCAACTGGACGCTCGGCGTCGGGGCGGCGTATCGTTTCTGA
- a CDS encoding phosphoribosyltransferase, whose product MEFKDRYEAGRMLASALEAYRGQSDVVVLALPRGGVPVAWEVARALQASLDVLVVRKLGFPGQEELAMGAIGPGGVRVMSDVPPMWPVSEAEVQQVIEREQAELARRERLYRGERPPLALTGRVVLLVDDGLATGATMHAAVLAVRAMQAQRIVVAVPVGSREAVQLLNTVADEVVCAHVPEPFRAVGIWYEDFGQTSDEEVRRLLQGDGA is encoded by the coding sequence ATGGAATTCAAGGACCGATACGAGGCGGGCCGCATGCTCGCGAGCGCACTGGAGGCGTACCGCGGCCAGTCTGATGTGGTGGTGCTGGCGCTGCCGCGCGGCGGGGTGCCGGTGGCCTGGGAAGTCGCCCGGGCGCTACAGGCATCGCTGGATGTGCTGGTGGTGCGCAAGCTCGGTTTCCCGGGGCAGGAGGAGCTCGCGATGGGCGCGATCGGGCCCGGGGGCGTGCGCGTCATGTCCGATGTCCCGCCGATGTGGCCGGTGTCCGAGGCGGAAGTGCAGCAGGTGATCGAACGCGAGCAGGCCGAGCTGGCGCGCCGCGAGCGGCTCTACCGCGGCGAGCGCCCGCCGCTGGCGCTGACCGGGCGCGTCGTCCTCCTGGTCGACGATGGCCTTGCCACCGGCGCCACCATGCACGCGGCCGTGCTTGCGGTGCGCGCAATGCAGGCGCAGCGCATCGTGGTGGCGGTGCCCGTGGGCTCGAGAGAGGCCGTGCAACTGCTCAACACAGTGGCGGACGAAGTCGTCTGTGCCCACGTGCCAGAGCCGTTTCGCGCGGTGGGCATCTGGTACGAGGACTTCGGGCAGACCAGCGACGAAGAAGTACGCCGGCTGCTGCAGGGCGACGGCGCCTGA
- the metK gene encoding methionine adenosyltransferase: MANDFLFTSESVSEGHPDKVADQISDAILDAIFAQDPRSRVAAETLTNTGLVVLAGEITTNAHVDYIQVARDTIKRIGYDNTDYGIDYKGCAVMVCYDKQSNDIAQGVDHASDDHLNTGAGDQGLMFGYACDETPELMPAPIYYAHRLVERQAQLRKDGRLPFLRPDAKSQVTMRYVDGKPHSIDTVVLSTQHHPDQSETPTKMKASFNEAIIEEIIKPVLPKEWLKDTKYLINPTGRFVIGGPQGDCGLTGRKIIVDTYGGACPHGGGAFSGKDPSKVDRSAAYAARYVAKNIVAAGLARQCQIQVAYAIGVARPMNVTVYTEGTGVIPDEKLAELVQEHFDLRPKGIIQMLDLLRPIYGKTAAYGHFGREEPEFTWEDTSKAAALRAAAGR; the protein is encoded by the coding sequence ATGGCGAACGACTTTCTCTTCACTTCCGAATCGGTCTCCGAAGGCCATCCCGACAAGGTCGCAGACCAGATCTCGGACGCCATCCTCGACGCGATCTTTGCCCAGGACCCGCGCAGCCGCGTCGCCGCCGAGACGCTGACCAACACGGGCCTCGTGGTGCTCGCCGGCGAGATCACGACCAACGCCCACGTCGACTACATCCAGGTGGCGCGCGACACCATCAAGCGCATCGGCTACGACAACACCGACTACGGCATCGACTACAAGGGCTGCGCAGTGATGGTCTGCTACGACAAGCAGTCCAACGACATCGCCCAGGGCGTGGACCACGCGAGCGACGATCACCTCAACACCGGCGCCGGCGACCAGGGCCTCATGTTCGGTTACGCCTGCGACGAGACGCCCGAGCTGATGCCCGCGCCGATCTACTACGCCCACCGGCTGGTGGAGCGCCAGGCCCAGCTGCGCAAGGACGGCCGCCTGCCCTTCCTGCGCCCCGATGCCAAGAGCCAGGTCACGATGCGCTACGTCGACGGCAAGCCGCACAGCATCGACACGGTCGTGCTCTCCACGCAGCACCATCCGGACCAGAGCGAGACGCCGACCAAGATGAAAGCCTCGTTCAACGAAGCCATCATCGAGGAGATCATCAAGCCGGTCCTGCCCAAGGAGTGGCTGAAGGACACCAAGTACCTGATCAACCCCACCGGCCGCTTCGTCATCGGCGGACCGCAGGGCGACTGCGGCCTGACCGGCCGCAAGATCATCGTCGACACCTATGGCGGCGCCTGCCCGCACGGCGGCGGCGCCTTCTCGGGCAAGGACCCGAGCAAGGTGGACCGCTCGGCCGCCTACGCGGCGCGCTATGTGGCCAAGAACATCGTGGCAGCGGGCCTGGCGCGCCAGTGCCAGATCCAGGTCGCCTATGCAATCGGCGTGGCGCGCCCGATGAACGTGACGGTCTACACCGAAGGCACCGGCGTGATCCCGGACGAGAAGCTTGCGGAGCTGGTGCAGGAGCATTTCGACCTCCGCCCGAAGGGCATCATCCAGATGCTCGACCTGCTGCGCCCCATCTACGGCAAGACCGCGGCCTATGGGCACTTCGGCCGTGAAGAGCCCGAGTTCACCTGGGAAGACACGAGCAAGGCAGCGGCGCTGCGAGCCGCCGCAGGGCGCTGA
- a CDS encoding lysophospholipid acyltransferase family protein, with the protein MILLFRLLAHVPLRWMHAAGRGLGWLVWWGSPTYRQRFKDNAEHAGFTPAQYRPAIGAAGAMAAELPWLWARPQGESVLPRIVRWEGAAELEAALAARKGVIVASPHVGCWEILGQALGERFVDAYGPITALFRPARKKWMAELIGAGSRERRGLQMLPTSVAGVRGLIRTLRAGGYTGILPDQVPPLGQGVWAPFFGRPAYTMTLLPRLAQQTGARVFFGVCERLPRGAGYVIRLTPYDGTALGDPKATPEAAAAAMNEGVAALIRALPGQYVWDYARYKQPRGEAPVAAEAEAAR; encoded by the coding sequence ATGATTCTTCTGTTTCGATTGCTCGCCCATGTGCCGCTGCGCTGGATGCATGCCGCTGGCCGCGGCCTGGGCTGGCTGGTGTGGTGGGGTTCGCCCACTTACCGCCAACGCTTCAAGGACAACGCCGAGCACGCCGGCTTCACGCCCGCCCAGTACCGCCCCGCGATCGGCGCCGCTGGCGCGATGGCCGCCGAGCTGCCCTGGCTTTGGGCCCGACCGCAGGGCGAGAGCGTGCTGCCGCGGATCGTGCGCTGGGAGGGAGCGGCGGAGCTGGAGGCGGCGCTGGCGGCGCGCAAGGGCGTGATCGTCGCCTCGCCACACGTCGGTTGCTGGGAGATCCTGGGGCAGGCGCTCGGTGAGCGCTTCGTCGACGCCTACGGCCCGATCACGGCGCTGTTCCGCCCGGCTCGCAAAAAATGGATGGCCGAGCTGATCGGTGCCGGCTCGCGCGAGCGGCGCGGCCTGCAGATGCTGCCCACCAGCGTCGCCGGTGTGCGCGGGCTGATCCGCACGTTGCGGGCCGGCGGGTACACCGGCATCCTGCCCGACCAGGTGCCGCCGCTGGGGCAGGGCGTCTGGGCACCCTTTTTCGGCCGCCCTGCCTACACCATGACCCTGCTGCCGCGCCTGGCGCAGCAGACCGGAGCGCGCGTCTTCTTCGGCGTCTGCGAACGGCTGCCGCGCGGGGCGGGGTATGTGATCCGGCTCACGCCCTACGACGGTACCGCCCTGGGCGACCCGAAGGCCACGCCCGAAGCCGCCGCCGCCGCGATGAACGAAGGCGTCGCGGCGCTGATTCGTGCACTGCCGGGGCAGTACGTCTGGGACTACGCCCGCTACAAGCAGCCGCGTGGCGAGGCGCCCGTGGCGGCCGAAGCGGAGGCCGCGCGATGA
- a CDS encoding LpxL/LpxP family acyltransferase, whose amino-acid sequence MSVFSRLGIVFMRTLAHVPLPLVRGFGTALGHVLHAVAAPRRRVVDANLALCFPTKSPAERRRIARETFVYVAQSWLDRSWLWHAPEKTVAARLRVKGSAGEIDEIANGKEPMILFAPHFYGLDAAATALTMHTARPSTTIYTTQRDPMVDEWIREGRKRFGNVITLNRVDGIKPIIAGLRKGGLLYLLPDMDFGRDQTVFVPFYGVPAATVPSLSRFARLGRAKVVPIVSKLTPAGYEIEVLPAWQDFPTEDVMADTALMNRRLQGYIDTMPAQYYWVHRRFKTRPEGAAPVY is encoded by the coding sequence ATGAGCGTGTTCTCCCGCCTCGGCATTGTCTTCATGCGCACCCTGGCCCATGTCCCGCTGCCGCTGGTCCGCGGCTTCGGCACCGCGCTGGGCCACGTGCTGCACGCTGTCGCCGCGCCGCGTCGGCGTGTCGTTGACGCCAACCTCGCCCTTTGCTTTCCGACCAAATCGCCGGCGGAGCGGCGGCGGATCGCGCGCGAGACCTTCGTCTATGTGGCGCAATCCTGGCTGGACCGCAGCTGGCTCTGGCATGCGCCCGAAAAGACGGTGGCAGCGCGGCTACGAGTGAAGGGCTCGGCGGGCGAAATCGACGAAATCGCCAACGGCAAGGAGCCGATGATCCTCTTCGCGCCGCACTTCTACGGCCTCGACGCGGCAGCCACCGCGCTCACCATGCATACGGCGCGGCCTTCCACCACCATCTACACGACGCAGCGCGATCCGATGGTGGACGAGTGGATTCGCGAGGGCCGCAAGCGCTTCGGCAACGTGATCACGCTCAATCGCGTCGACGGCATCAAGCCGATCATCGCAGGGCTGCGCAAGGGCGGCCTGCTGTACCTGCTGCCCGACATGGACTTCGGGCGCGACCAGACCGTCTTCGTGCCCTTCTACGGCGTGCCGGCGGCCACCGTGCCCTCGTTGTCGCGCTTTGCCCGGCTGGGGCGAGCCAAGGTGGTGCCGATCGTCTCGAAGCTCACGCCCGCCGGCTACGAGATCGAGGTGCTGCCGGCCTGGCAAGACTTCCCGACCGAGGACGTGATGGCCGACACCGCGCTGATGAACCGGCGTCTCCAGGGCTACATCGACACCATGCCTGCGCAGTACTACTGGGTGCACCGGCGGTTCAAGACGCGGCCGGAGGGCGCGGCGCCTGTCTACTGA